The genomic interval ATGGTCGGCACCACGCTCGCGGAGCTGTCCACGGCGGTCCTGCAGTCCCGGGCGCCGGTCGACGAGTCCCTCCCGCTCGTGCTCATGGGCCGTGCCGCGTGGCGCAGCGACATGCAGGCCCGCGGGGGCACCCTCTCGCTGAGGGCGGTCCCGCTCACGCAGGGCGGGGTCAGGACCGGTGCGATCGTGCTCGTGCGCGACGTGACCGAGCTGCGTCGCCGCGAGCGCGAGCTCATGACCAAGGACGCGACGATCCGCGAGGTCCATCACCGGGTCAAGAACAACCTGCAGACCGTCGCCGCGCTGCTGCGCCTGCAGTCGCGGCGCATGACGTCCCCCGAGGCGCGCGCCGCACTCACGGAGGCGATGCGGCGCGTCTCGACGATCGCGCTCGTGCACGAGTCGCTCCTCCAGGGCAGCGAGGAGGCCGTGTTCTTCGACGAGGTGATCGACCGCTGCCTGCGCCTCGCGGTCGACGCCGCGAGCGCGTCGGTGCGCCGGGTCGACGCCGAGCCCATCGACGGCGCGCCCCAGGTCGAGGTCCGCACCGAGCGTATCGGCAAGGCCGGTACGGTCAACGCGGAGGAGGCCACACCGCTCGCCCTCGTGGTCACCGAGCTCGTGACCAACGCCGTCGAGCACGGGCTCGCGACGACCGGCGGGACCCTGACGGTGCGCAGCGAGCGCACGGGCTCGCACCTGGTGATCCAGATCGAGGACGACGGCATCGGGATGGGCGACGCCAAGCCCACCGGGCTGGGCACGAACATCGCCTCGACCCTCGTCCAGGGCGAGCTGGGCGGCACCCTGACGTGGGACAGCATGCCCGAGGGCGGGACGCGCGCGACCCTCGACGTCTACCTCGACCCGATCACCGTCTGACGGCTCGGCGGCCGCCGCCGAGGAGCGGGCATGACGAAGGCCGGCCCCCGCGGGGACCGGCCTTCGAGCGCAGCGGGGTCAGCCGGCGCGACGGGCGCGCGCGGTGCGGCGCTTCAGCGAGCGGCGCTCGTCCTCGGACAGGCCGCCCCAGACGCCCGAGTCCTGGCCGCTCTCGAGGGCGAACTTCAGGCAGGTGGTCATCACGTCGCAGCGCTGGCAGACCGCCTTGGCCTCCTGGATCTGTGTGATCGCCGGTCCGGTATTGCCGATCGGGAAGAACAGCTCGGGATCCTGTGTGAGGCATTCTGCGCGGTGGCGCCAGTCCATCGAAACTCTCTCTTTCCAGAGCATCCCGCCGGACTCCCGAAGGGTGCCGGCACAATGCGGTTCGTCCCGCAGGACGTGTGCAGAAGGGTCATCGCCGATGCGTGAGGAGACCTGTCCTCGGCGCCATCGGGCCGTGATCCATTGTCCCCAGCGGCGTGAACGCGCGACAAGGGATTGTGCGGCCCACTTCGGTGGCACTTCCCACACCACGCACCCTTGCGCCCTCGGACGCGCCGCCCGCACGAGCCCGCGACCCGCGAGGGGCGGAGCCCGGAGGGTCCCTGCCGGGCCGATACAGTGCACGTCATGACCCGGTCCGAGCCCGATCCCGCTCCCTCGTCCTCCCGCCCTCGCGCCGCCGCGGTGGGCCTGCTGGCCCTCGAGGCGCTCGCTCTGCTCGCGATCGCCTCGCTCGCCCTGCTCGACGGGGCGCGCAGCACGGGCGAGCTGCGGACCTTCGCGATGGGCCTCGCCGCGTTCCTCGCGATCTTCGCCGTGCTGGTCGGCGCGGCGGCCCTCTCGGTCATGCGCGAGCGGCGCTTCGGCATCGGCTTCGGGATCACCTGGCAGCTGTTCCAGGCCCTCGTCGGCGCCTCGCTGCTGCGAGCCTCGCTCTATGCGGCGGGCGTGTTCGCGCTGGTCACGGCGATCCTCACGTTCGTGCTGCTGTTCCAGCTGTCCCGGACGACGCCGACGCCGCTCGAGCGGGACTGATCCCGCCGAGCGGCGCCGACCGCGGGGCCGTGGGCGCGTCCGGGTCTACTCGTCGGCGGCCGCGAGCGCCTGGGCGGGCGCGGTCCGTGCCGCGCGGCGCCCGGGCAGCACCGAGGCCGCCCAGCCGGCGAGCACGGCCAGCACGAGCACGGCGGCGATCTGCACCCACGGGATCGTGATGGTCACCGGGAACGCACCGCCGAGGATGCACCAGATCCCGGCCACGCCGTAGACCCCGCCGAGCACGATGCCGAGCACGGCTCCGATGAAGGCGAGCAGCACGCCCTCCCAGCCGAGCATCGAGCGCATCTGGCCGCGCGTGGTCCCGAGCGCGCGCAGGAGCGCGTTCTCGCCGCTGCGCTCGATCACGCCGAGGCTCAGCGTGTTGGCCACGCCCACGAGCGCGACGAGCACGGCGACCGCGAGCAGGGCCAGCGTGATCCCCAGCAGCACGTCGAGGACCTGCCCGTAGGTCTCCCGCTCGACGCCGTCGAAGTCGGCCTGCGCCTCGACGAAGCCGTCCTGGGCCAGGACGTCCTGCACGTCGCCGGCGACCGTCATGGCGTCGGCGTCGCCCCGTTCGGGCGAGCCCGGAGCGGCGAAGCGGGCGAGCACGACGGGCTGGACCTGGTCGCCGGCCAGGGCGTGGAGCGTCGCGGGCGTGGTCAGCGACAGGTGGAGGTTGCCGTCGACGTGCACGGTGACGGTCACCGTGGCGCCGTCGGCGCCGGTCAGCTCGAGGCGCTGGCCGTCGCTGACGCCGAAACGCGTGGCCCGGTCGGTGCCGAGCACGATGACGTCGTCGTGGAGCTCGGGGGCCAGGTCGTCGCGGTTGGAGACCGCGGCGATCTGCTCGGGGCTTGCTGCGTACAGCGTCATGTCCTCGGCGGCGTGCACGTCGACGTCGGCGCGGGCGGCCGTCTCGGTGGCGGCGATCCCGCGTACGTCCCCGATGCGGGTGGCGGCGTCGGCGGGCAGCGCCGCGCCGGTGATCACCGCGTCGATGGGGCGGGCGTCGGCGAGGTCCCGCGCGAGCGAGACGTCCGCGGTGCGGGCCCCGACGGACATCATGGTCATGAGCGTCGTGCCGATCACGAGCGCCGCGATCGTGGCGGCGCTGCGGCCCGGGTGACGGCGCGTGGTCGCCGCGGCGAGCCGCGCGGGCGTGCCGCCGAGGCGGCCGACGACGGCGCCCACGGCCCGGGCCAGCGGACCGGTCAGGGCGACGAGCAGGAGCAGCAGGCCGACGAAGCTGACGATGCCGCCGATCACGCCCAGCACGATCCCCATGCCCGCCTGGCCGGAGCTGGACAGGGCGGCCCCGCCGACGAGCGCCCCCAGGCCGAGCACGAGGGCGACGACGCCGATGCCCTCCCGGACGCCGAAGCGACGGGCCGCGGCCGGGGGCTCGGGGCGGAGCGCCTGCAGCGGCGCCACGCGCGTGGCGCGCCGTGCCGGCAGGACGCCGGAGACGAGCGCGAGGACCACGCCGACCACGAGCGGGAGCACGATGGACAGGACCGTCACGGGCACGGCGAGCACGCCGGGCAGCCAGCCGAGGCCCCAGACCCCGAGCAGCACGGCCTGGACGAACAGGTGCCCGAGCACGGTGCCGAGCGCCGATCCGACGAGCCCGACCAGGAGCGTCTCCCGGGTGACGATGCCCGCGACCTGACGGCGCGAGGCCCCCAGCGTGCGCAGCAGGGCGAGCGAACGGGTCTGCTGGGCCAGGGTGACGGTGAAGGTGTTGGCGATGACCACGGCCGTCGTCAGCAGGGCGATCACGACGAAGACGACGAGGATCGCGCCGAGGAACGCGAAGCCCTGCATCATGCCCTGGACCTGGTCCTCGATCGCCTCGGCACCCGTGCGGACCGCCAGGCCCGAGGTGCTCGCGGCCGCGGCCACCGCTGAGGCGTCCTCGCCCGGTGCGACGGAGGCGAACCAGGTGTTGGTCATCTGCTGGGTCGCGTCGCCGAACACGAGCCCAGCGGCCGCCGCGGAGA from Brachybacterium huguangmaarense carries:
- a CDS encoding sensor histidine kinase, producing MPSLAKFLSDAPGHDERAAEWLQLLVGDWNLISDLMRADLVLWVQREGEAVAVAHCRPSTGSTVYYEDPVGGRATAESNPDLLALLTGQTDSAPVRRVQREGREAELFMVPVRKDGRTIAVVTVESPLPTSAPSESESRFTEMGRRLLRMVAAGAFPIAGAPIPPRRGAPRVVDGIVELDDQGVVLWASPNALSAFHRFGVAGEMVGTTLAELSTAVLQSRAPVDESLPLVLMGRAAWRSDMQARGGTLSLRAVPLTQGGVRTGAIVLVRDVTELRRRERELMTKDATIREVHHRVKNNLQTVAALLRLQSRRMTSPEARAALTEAMRRVSTIALVHESLLQGSEEAVFFDEVIDRCLRLAVDAASASVRRVDAEPIDGAPQVEVRTERIGKAGTVNAEEATPLALVVTELVTNAVEHGLATTGGTLTVRSERTGSHLVIQIEDDGIGMGDAKPTGLGTNIASTLVQGELGGTLTWDSMPEGGTRATLDVYLDPITV
- a CDS encoding WhiB family transcriptional regulator, which translates into the protein MDWRHRAECLTQDPELFFPIGNTGPAITQIQEAKAVCQRCDVMTTCLKFALESGQDSGVWGGLSEDERRSLKRRTARARRAG
- a CDS encoding FtsX-like permease family protein, whose translation is MSRAAQRRRVRLTPTRRHVAAIIAIALSTAFVTVMVLAGSLVTASLRASAEQTYAGVDLVASTEEYGAQAPDIPGARDVTPVLTSYAQVTGPDPARPAFVQITGELPASVQPLDLASGRAASAADEVVLDDSTARSLGAEVGDRITIPRDQLAGTDPSAGDPAFTVTGITAPTTAQALGMGMSGLHVSAAAAGLVFGDATQQMTNTWFASVAPGEDASAVAAAASTSGLAVRTGAEAIEDQVQGMMQGFAFLGAILVVFVVIALLTTAVVIANTFTVTLAQQTRSLALLRTLGASRRQVAGIVTRETLLVGLVGSALGTVLGHLFVQAVLLGVWGLGWLPGVLAVPVTVLSIVLPLVVGVVLALVSGVLPARRATRVAPLQALRPEPPAAARRFGVREGIGVVALVLGLGALVGGAALSSSGQAGMGIVLGVIGGIVSFVGLLLLLVALTGPLARAVGAVVGRLGGTPARLAAATTRRHPGRSAATIAALVIGTTLMTMMSVGARTADVSLARDLADARPIDAVITGAALPADAATRIGDVRGIAATETAARADVDVHAAEDMTLYAASPEQIAAVSNRDDLAPELHDDVIVLGTDRATRFGVSDGQRLELTGADGATVTVTVHVDGNLHLSLTTPATLHALAGDQVQPVVLARFAAPGSPERGDADAMTVAGDVQDVLAQDGFVEAQADFDGVERETYGQVLDVLLGITLALLAVAVLVALVGVANTLSLGVIERSGENALLRALGTTRGQMRSMLGWEGVLLAFIGAVLGIVLGGVYGVAGIWCILGGAFPVTITIPWVQIAAVLVLAVLAGWAASVLPGRRAARTAPAQALAAADE